The following nucleotide sequence is from Prosthecobacter sp..
ACGCGCCAACCCAAAGCAGGGTTATACCCCATTGCCACCATCCGTTCCCGTCGGGCACCAGTGCTGAAAGAACGACAACCAGAGGACTTCCCGAAGCCGAAGTATCTCTGCCAATGCAACAACATGCCATCATCCACACCATGAAAGCCATTCCCATACTCCTCCTCTGCCTCGGTCTCTCTTCCTGCGGCAAAACATCGAATGCCGGTTCCTACCCGCTCACCACCTGCGTCGTCTCCGGTGAAAAACTCGACAGCATGGGAGAACCCCATGTCTTCATGCATGAGGGCACCGAAGTTCGCCTGTGCTGCAAATCGTGCCTGGATGACTTTAACAAAGAGCCCGCCAAATACATGGCGAAGCTGAAACCATGACCTATCAATGGCCTTGAAGGAAGATGGTGATGCCCCATGGCATTGACTCGATATGATGAAATCTCCCACACATGGCCGGGCGTCGGTGCGAGTTGCTCGCATCGTTCTGGCAGCGGCCTGTGGCTTTTCAGCCGCCTGTGTTGGCATCAAAACGCCGGGCGAGCGTGATTCAAGGGAGCGGGTGCAGAAGGTGCTGAGCAAGTATCGCCCGGCAGATGCCGCGCCGAGTCTGCCAGCGCTGCGTGGCGGTGGTTCGCCGGAGACGTTTGTTCGTCACGCCATCTACAAGCATCCGCAGGTCGAGGCGGCGTATTACGAATGGCTGGCGTCGGTGGAGAAGATCACCCGCGAGCGTTCGCTGCCTGATCCACGGCTGACTTTCCAGGCAGACATCACGAAGGTCATCATGGCATTGATGCCGGGGCTGATGATGGATTTCCCAGGACCGGGCAAGCTGCGCGCGGCGGCGAATGCGGCCACGGCGGAGAGCGGGATGAAGTATTTCCAGTTTGAAACAGCGGTGCTGCAAGTCGCCTATGGCTTCAAGAAGGCGTGGTATGAGCTGCGACTGGTGGATGAGCGCATCCGCGTGAACCAGGAGATGGTGACGCTGCTGCAAGACCTCGAAAAGCTCGCGCAATCGCGCACGGAGGTGGGCAAGGGCACGTTGCAGGATCTGCTGCGCACGCAGATGGAGAAAGAGCGGCTGCAAACCGAGCTGACCAATCTGCGCGACTCGCGACAGTGGTTCGTGACGCAGTTCAAGGCCGCGCTTGGACTCGGCGCGGGTGATCCGACCCCGCCGCTGCCTCGGGCGCTGCAATCGTCACCGCTTTCCACCAGTGGCGACCGGGTTCTCGCAACGGCGCTGGCGCGAAATCCGCGCCTGAAGGCCATGGAGGCCGATGTGCGACGCGCGGAGGCCGCCATCACGCAGGCGCAGCGCACACGCATCCCTGATTTCGCGCTGGGAGTGATGGCCGATGTCAAGGCGTCTCCCGTGATGGTGCGGCCATTGGGTGGCATGACGCTGCCCATCTGGCGCGACAAGATCGCGGCAGAGATCACAGGCGCACGCCATCTGGAAGGCGCATCGAAAGCCCGCCTCTCCAATGAACGTCTCGCGCTGACCGTGGAGGTGGCGATGAAGAGCTACCAGTATCGCGAAAGCACCCGGCTGCTGGCGCTGCTGCAAAACAGCCTGCTGCCGAAGGCGAAGCAATCGCTGGATGTGGCGCGTTCGGGCTATTCCACTGGCGGAACGGATTTCATCAACTTGATCGACGCGCAACGCACGCTGCTGGAGTTCCGCCTGGCCGAGGTCGAGGCACGCATCAAGCGCGAGCTGGCGCTGGCCGATCTGTCACTGCAAGTCATGGGCGTGCCGCCCTCGGGCGCTCCTTTTCTCGATCCATCCAGGAGGTAACATCATGTCCGCTTCATCCATCCATCGCATCCTGCTCGCCAGCATCGCGGCGGCTCTCGTGTTTGTCAGCTTGAGCTGCGATGATGCCGGAACGCCTGCTCCTGCCGGTCAGGTCTGGACCTGTTCCATGCATCCGCAGGTGAGGCTGCCAAAGTCGGGTAAGTGCCCAATATGCGAGATGCCGCTGATCCTCACCAAAGCCACGGCAGCAACACCGAAGAAAGAAGGCCAGGCGAGCCCGGAGCCGGAGGCCATGCTCACGCTTTCCGAACACGCCCGCGCCATGGCGAGCGTGGAAACCGTGCCCGTGCAGCGCCGCCAGATCACGCATGAAATCCGCGCGGTCGGCAAGGTGCAGTACAACGAGTCTGCGCTCGCCGTGATCAACAGCCGCGTCGAGGGCTACATCGAAAAGCTCTATGTGGACTTCACCGGCG
It contains:
- a CDS encoding TolC family protein — encoded protein: MMKSPTHGRASVRVARIVLAAACGFSAACVGIKTPGERDSRERVQKVLSKYRPADAAPSLPALRGGGSPETFVRHAIYKHPQVEAAYYEWLASVEKITRERSLPDPRLTFQADITKVIMALMPGLMMDFPGPGKLRAAANAATAESGMKYFQFETAVLQVAYGFKKAWYELRLVDERIRVNQEMVTLLQDLEKLAQSRTEVGKGTLQDLLRTQMEKERLQTELTNLRDSRQWFVTQFKAALGLGAGDPTPPLPRALQSSPLSTSGDRVLATALARNPRLKAMEADVRRAEAAITQAQRTRIPDFALGVMADVKASPVMVRPLGGMTLPIWRDKIAAEITGARHLEGASKARLSNERLALTVEVAMKSYQYRESTRLLALLQNSLLPKAKQSLDVARSGYSTGGTDFINLIDAQRTLLEFRLAEVEARIKRELALADLSLQVMGVPPSGAPFLDPSRR